The Candidatus Eisenbacteria bacterium nucleotide sequence GACTCGCGCAGTAGGACCCCGGCGCCGAGCGTCAGGTACTGGCGGTTCTTCTCGAATGACGCCTCCTCGGTGTTGCGCACGACGTAGCGATCGTTGTTCTGATCAACCTCGATCTTCGGCGTCGTCACGACGAGCCTGTAAGGCGACGGATCGTACATGTAGCCGATCCGCAAGCGCGTCGGCACGGATGTGGGGAGCAGAAGTTCCCCGCCCGCGCGGATGCCCAGGGTCTCGTCGTAGGCGGGCAGCCCGCTCTCCGTCCTCATCGGTCCGCCGTAGTCGATCTGCGTCCAGTCGGCATAGATCGCGTCGAGGGCGAGGATCAGGTTCTTCCTCGCGAAGGCCGCTCCGGCTCCGAGCCTGAAAGGGAGGTCGATACTCTCGGAGGCGGTGAAAGGGCCTCCGTAGTCAGCATCATCGTTGATGTAGGCGTCCTCGCCCGTCGTTTGCACATCGATCCACTCCGGGAAGTGGAGGACGACTCCGAGCCTCACGCCGCTGCCGGCGTCTAGCAGGGCGCCGACGCTTCCCGTCACGCCGCTGAAGTCCGAGTCTGTCTCCGAGTAATCGAACTCCGCGAAGCTCTGATCAGAGAAGTCGTAGGTCCAGAGCCTGTAGTCGTTTCCCCCCAGGATCGTGCCCGTGATCCCCAGCGTCAGGTCGCGGCTCACCTGCGTGGCGAGAGCCGCCGAGTAGGAGCCAAGGCCGCCGTCTTCGTAGATCGTCTCCCTCTCCGCGATCCCGGAGCCGGAGTCCCAGTCCATGAGGTAGTCGGAGTCGAGACCGCTCGCCCGGCCGTAGGCGAGCCCGACGACCAGGCTTCCGCGGTAGGTTGGGAACGGATAGGCGAATCCGAGGTGGCTCAGCCTTGTCTTGCCGAACTCCCTTCCGACCTCTCTCCCTTTGTACGTGACGTCCCTGCTGCCGTCCTGGCGGTTGAAGCCGATGGAGACCTCGATCGAGCGGACCAAGCCGAGCGTCGCTGGATTGGACAGGACGGCGACGTGGTCGTCCGCGAAGGCGATCGACGCTCCGCCCATTCCGGCGTAGCGCGCGGCGAACGGGGAACGGAACGTGAGAGGTATCTCGGGAACGCTCCCGCCTTGCGCTTGGGCGCCCGGCGCGAGTCCGCAGACAAGGAGCGCGATGGCGAGCAGGCCGAGAGCGGATGCGACGGCCGTTCGTACGGATCTTCGGTTCACGTTTCCCTCCAGCTGAGGATCGGAGAGCCGGCTTCCGCTCGTATGGACCTCTACCGTCCCCAGAGACGCCGCTTTTCCTTGTCCTTCTTCTCTTCCTTGGGTGGTTGCGTGGTCTCGCCCGGTTTCGGCTTGTCCGGGGATGTCAGGCCGGCGGGCGGAAGAGCCCCCGTGCCTCCCTGGATCGGGAGGGGATTCGAGTCGCTCGTGGATCCTCTCGACCAGAGGCTCCGTCCTCCGGTCTCTTGCGGAAGGCCCGGATCGGGGTCGTGCGGCGGGTAGTACCAGTAGCTGTCGTACCACCAGGGCGACGAGTAGTAGACCGCCCACGGGGCCGGGTAGTACTGGTACCAGCCGACGTCGTACTCGTGCGCGTAATGGTAGAGGTCGGCGTCCGCGTGGCAATCCGAGCAGGCCTTCGAGCTTCCGTCTTCCTCGGTGAGCTCCATTGGCTCGGGATGGCGCAACACGGTGTAGCATCCCGCGCCGGCCAAAACGGCCAGGAGAAGCAGCCAGACGACCGGTCGGATGCGCGTCATGGGAACAGGCTCCTTTCCTTGTGGTTACTACCCCGCAGTATAGGAGGGGTTTCCCCCCCCGTCAAAGGCCGGCGGCCCGGCCTGTGCTAGGATGGCGCCTAGGCGAAAGGGGTCTTGCCCTTGACCATCATCCGTCCTCTCCTGCTCGTTGTCGCGCTCTCGCCCCTCTGGGCGCCGGTCCTTCTATCGGCATCCGAGGATGCGATGAACCACTACATCCTGGCGATCGAGGCCGCCCACAGCGGCGACCTCGACGCTGCCGTGTCGCACATGCAGGCGGCCTGGCGGGCCGACACCTCCGCCGTGGAGATCCCGCGGGAGCTGGCCAGGTTCCTCATCGACGCGGGCCGGCCGCGAGAGGCGGTCGACCCCGCCCGCCGCGCGATCCATCTCGCCCCCGACGATCCGGAGTCGAGCTGGCTCCTCGGCTGGGCCCTTAGCCGCTCGGGGCAGAACGCCGAGGCGATACCGTCGCTGCTCGCGGCGTGGCAGCGCGATCGACGCAACCGCACCTACCTTACCGCTCTCATCTCTGTCTTCGAATCGGAGGGAAGGCTCCAGGACGCCCTCGACCTGCTGACTCCCACGAAGGGCGGCGTCGACCCGGACGATCCGTATCTGTTCGCACGGAGGGCGGGCCTGTTGGGTCGTCTCGGCCGCCAGGTCGAAGGGCTTGGCGATCTGGCGAGCGCCGTCTCGCTGTCCCCGACCTATCCCGGGCTCGTTGACCACCTGCTTGCGCTCTGCTGGCGACTCGGCCCATCCGAGGCGACGGTGTCGGCCCTGGAGAGGGTCCTGGCCGTGGCGCCGAACCGGGCAGACATCAGGCGCGAGCTGGCGCGAGTCTATCTCTCGTTGAACCGCCCCGATGAAGCCATGACTCATCTGGAGACGCTGATGGCCGCGGGCGCTGCGGACGGGAGCGCGCAGATGCAGCTCGGGATCCTCTACTTCGGAAGGGAGCGGCTCGCCGAAGCGATCCGCCTCTTTCGCGGCGCCCGCGCGATCGACCCGGATCTGCGGGAGTCGGCGGAGTGGCTCTGGCGCTCTCTCAACAGGGCGGACAGCCTGAACGCGGCGCTCGCGCTGGCGGATACGCTGATCTCGGCCTCCCCCGAGGTCGCGGGCCACCACTGGCTCCGGGCCCTCTCCCTCGCCCGGCTCAACAGGCCTCTCGAGGCGCTCGCTTCCCTGGATCAAGTCCTAGAGAGGAGCCCGGATGAGCGCGAGGCGCGCCTGATGGCCGCGGCCCTCCTCGAGGATCTGGACAGGACGCCCGAGGCGCGCCTCCACCTCGAACGCCTCGCGCGGCTCGCCCCGTCCGATCGGGAGGTCCTCTTCCGCCTGGGAGTCCTGGACGAGAGGTCAGGCGACATCGCCGGCTCGATCGGGTGGTTCGAGCAGCTTCTGCGGGCCTACCCGGATGACGCTCTCGCCCTCAACTACTTGGGGTATCTCCTCGCCGACCGGGGACTCGATCTGGAGAAGGCCGTCGCCTACACTTCCCGGGCGGTCAGCCTGGACGGGAAGAACCCCGCCTTCCTGGACAGCTACGGGTGGGCGCTTTTCCGCAGCGGCCGGAACGCAGATGCGATCCCGCACCTGGAGGAAGCGGCGCGGCTCGCCCCCGGGGAGACGGAGATCGGGATCCACCTGGCCAAGGCCTACAGGGAAAGCGGGCGGGTGGGGGAGGCGCGGAAGATCCTCGACCAGATACTGGCCAGGGAGCCGAACGAGCGGCGGGCGCGCGAGCTGCTACAATTATGGGTTGAATGAGCCGGCAGGGCGCTCTCCGGGGCGCGACGGGAACCTTAGGCGGCCCAGCGGGGTAGCACCCCGTGCGGACAGGAGAGTGAATGGCGACAGGGGACGATCACCATTCGGCCCTCGATCTGGATCGACTCTCGGACGAAGGGCTGATGGAGGAGATCGTTCGAGGGTCCGAGGCTGCGTTCGCGGCGCTGGTGGCCCGATATCAGAGTCGGATCATCAACGTGGTGGCCCGGCTGATCGGAGATCGCGACCGCGCGCGGGAGATCGCGCAGGAGACGTTTCTGCGCGTGTTCATTCATCGAGAACGGTACAGGCCGAGCGGGAAGTTCAGCACATGGCTCTACACGATCGCGATGAACCTCGGGAAGAACGAGATTCGCCGCCGCGTCCGCGCCCGCGGCTCGGTGTCTCTCGACAAGCTTCTCGAGGTGGCAGGGGATTCGGGCGGATTCGTTGCCGATCCCTCTCCGGGGCCGGACCGTCTCTTCAGGCGTCGCGAGGTGGAGACGAAGGTGGCGGCCGCCGTGGAGCGCCTGCCCAGGAAGTTCCGCGAAGTGGTCGTCCTGCGCGACATACAGCAGCTTTCGTACGAGGAGATCGGCGAGGTCTTGCGCATTCCGGGTGGCACCGTGCGCTCACGCATCAACCGGGCCCGTCTGGCCCTGAAGGAACTCTTGGATCCGGCAATCGAGGGCAAAATCCATGAAATGTAAGACAGCCCGCAGCCTATTCTCGCTGCGGCTCGATGATGGACTGAGCTACGCGGAGCAGCGCGAGCTTGCGGAACACCTGGATGCCTGCCCGGGCTGCAAGGCGGAGTTCCTGGGCGTCGAGAGGACGGTCGGCCTGGTCAGGGGCCTGTCCGAGGTCCAAGCCCCGGAGGGGTTCGTCCAGGATGTCCTCCGCGCGGCGCGCGGGCTCCGACCCACGGCAACGGCGAGGCCCGCCGAACCGAGCCTCTGGGAACGGCTGCGGGGATTCGCATCGGCCCTTGCCTTCGAGCCATCGCCGCGGCTGGCTGCGGCAGCCCTCGCTCTGGGCCTGATCGTGGGCGTCTCCGGATCTGTCTTCTTCTTCGGCGACTCTCCGTCCCCGCAGGTCGCGCAGACGACCCCCGCCACGGCCCCGTCGGCCCCCTTGGTCGATTCCGGCGTGGAGACGCCGGGGGCGGAG carries:
- a CDS encoding sigma-70 family RNA polymerase sigma factor, which encodes MATGDDHHSALDLDRLSDEGLMEEIVRGSEAAFAALVARYQSRIINVVARLIGDRDRAREIAQETFLRVFIHRERYRPSGKFSTWLYTIAMNLGKNEIRRRVRARGSVSLDKLLEVAGDSGGFVADPSPGPDRLFRRREVETKVAAAVERLPRKFREVVVLRDIQQLSYEEIGEVLRIPGGTVRSRINRARLALKELLDPAIEGKIHEM
- a CDS encoding tetratricopeptide repeat protein, with product MTIIRPLLLVVALSPLWAPVLLSASEDAMNHYILAIEAAHSGDLDAAVSHMQAAWRADTSAVEIPRELARFLIDAGRPREAVDPARRAIHLAPDDPESSWLLGWALSRSGQNAEAIPSLLAAWQRDRRNRTYLTALISVFESEGRLQDALDLLTPTKGGVDPDDPYLFARRAGLLGRLGRQVEGLGDLASAVSLSPTYPGLVDHLLALCWRLGPSEATVSALERVLAVAPNRADIRRELARVYLSLNRPDEAMTHLETLMAAGAADGSAQMQLGILYFGRERLAEAIRLFRGARAIDPDLRESAEWLWRSLNRADSLNAALALADTLISASPEVAGHHWLRALSLARLNRPLEALASLDQVLERSPDEREARLMAAALLEDLDRTPEARLHLERLARLAPSDREVLFRLGVLDERSGDIAGSIGWFEQLLRAYPDDALALNYLGYLLADRGLDLEKAVAYTSRAVSLDGKNPAFLDSYGWALFRSGRNADAIPHLEEAARLAPGETEIGIHLAKAYRESGRVGEARKILDQILAREPNERRARELLQLWVE